The following coding sequences are from one Desulfosporosinus orientis DSM 765 window:
- a CDS encoding histidine triad nucleotide-binding protein, which translates to MSDCIFCKIVQKEIPSEIVYEDQELMAFKDIQPLAPVHIVIIPKVHLRSVNDITPENEPLVGRLFGVVRRLAEEFEVNESGYRVVSNMGTDGGQIVGHLHFHLLGGQALNARIG; encoded by the coding sequence ATGTCTGATTGTATTTTTTGCAAAATCGTACAAAAGGAAATCCCCAGTGAAATTGTTTATGAAGATCAAGAACTTATGGCTTTTAAAGACATTCAGCCATTGGCACCAGTGCACATAGTTATTATACCGAAAGTCCATTTGCGAAGCGTGAATGATATTACCCCTGAAAATGAACCATTAGTTGGCCGCCTTTTCGGAGTTGTTCGCCGATTGGCTGAGGAATTTGAAGTGAATGAATCAGGTTATCGAGTAGTTTCTAACATGGGAACCGATGGTGGCCAAATTGTGGGGCATCTGCATTTTCATTTACTTGGAGGTCAGGCACTTAACGCGAGAATTGGCTGA